In Methylomonas sp. ZR1, one DNA window encodes the following:
- a CDS encoding MdtB/MuxB family multidrug efflux RND transporter permease subunit, which yields MAAAQNPLPGFNPSRHFILRPVATSLLMLALLLAGVLTYRLLPISALPQVDYPTIQVTTLYPGASPEVTTSAITAPLERQFGQMPGLRQMSSTSSGGASVVTLQFDLALDLDIAEQTVQAAINAADNFLPKDLPLPPIYNKVNPADTPILTLAVTSSSLALPKVQDLVDTRLAQKIAQLPGVGLVSISGGQRPAVRIQANHQALAAYGLSLEDLRNAIAAANVNQPKGMFDGPQRSAIIDNNDQLRSAAEYRDLVVAYRNGAPVRLSAVADAVDAAENVKLAAWANDKAAVIVNIQRQPGANVIEVVDRINKLLPQLRATLPAAIEVLPLTDRTVTIRASVHDVQFELLLAVALVVMVIFLFLRNLPATLIPAVAVPLSLVGTFAVMHLAGFSINNLTLMALTIASGFVVDDAIVVIENISRYRERGESPLQAALKGSEQIGFTIISLTISLVAVLIPLLFMGDVVGRLFREFAITLAVAILISAVVSLTLTPMMCARLLRAGETGHEQHSGLLDKVIAAYGRSLEWVLKRQGLTLLVAIATLALTVLLYAAMPKGLFPIQDTGLIQGITEAPPSISFAAMAERQQAMAQQILADPAVASLSSFIGVDGSNPTLNSGRFLINLKPQAQRDNASKVIERLRPRLADVPGISVYLQPVQDMTLENKVSRTQFQFTLQTVDLTELNRWSQRLVERMRALPGIADAASDVQDQGLQAYIEIDRASASRLGVSTADIDNALYNAYGQRLVSTIFTQSNQYRVVLEVDPEQQSGPEGLQELRIPSSNGSQVPLSALASISERQTALAINHLDQFPSATISFNLPAGAALGDAIQAIEQAKQDIGLPLAVQSDYQGAALAFNASLSGTLWLILAAIVTVYIVLGVLYESYIHPITILSTLPSAGVGALLALQLSGNDLGIIAVIGIVLLIGIVKKNAIMMIDFALEAERKQGLPPREAIFQACLLRFRPILMTTLAALLGALPLMLGSGVGSELRHPLGISMVGGLLLSQLLTLYTTPVIYLSLDRLARRLRGAAESPLADSDDRQP from the coding sequence ATGGCCGCCGCGCAAAACCCGCTTCCCGGCTTTAACCCGTCGCGACACTTTATCCTGCGTCCGGTCGCCACGTCCTTGCTGATGCTGGCCCTGCTGCTGGCCGGGGTTTTGACTTACCGCTTATTGCCGATCTCAGCGCTGCCGCAAGTCGATTACCCGACCATTCAAGTCACCACGCTCTATCCCGGCGCCAGCCCGGAAGTCACGACCTCGGCGATTACCGCGCCGCTGGAGCGCCAGTTCGGGCAGATGCCCGGTCTGCGGCAGATGTCCTCGACCAGCTCCGGCGGCGCGTCCGTGGTGACGCTGCAATTCGATCTGGCCTTGGATCTGGACATTGCCGAACAAACCGTACAAGCCGCCATCAACGCCGCCGATAACTTCCTGCCCAAAGACCTGCCGCTGCCGCCGATTTACAACAAGGTCAACCCGGCGGACACGCCGATTTTGACCTTGGCGGTGACGTCATCCAGCCTGGCCTTGCCTAAAGTCCAGGATTTAGTCGACACCCGCCTGGCACAGAAAATCGCCCAATTGCCCGGCGTCGGCCTGGTCAGCATCAGCGGCGGCCAACGGCCGGCAGTCAGAATCCAGGCCAACCACCAAGCGCTGGCCGCCTATGGCCTAAGCCTGGAAGACCTGCGCAACGCCATCGCCGCCGCCAATGTCAACCAACCCAAAGGCATGTTCGACGGCCCGCAGCGCTCGGCCATCATCGACAATAACGACCAACTGCGCTCGGCCGCTGAGTATCGCGACTTGGTAGTGGCCTATCGCAACGGGGCGCCGGTACGACTATCCGCGGTCGCCGACGCGGTCGACGCCGCCGAAAACGTCAAATTGGCGGCCTGGGCCAACGACAAAGCCGCCGTCATCGTCAATATCCAACGCCAACCCGGCGCCAATGTCATCGAGGTGGTGGACCGCATCAACAAGTTGCTACCGCAACTGCGGGCGACCTTGCCGGCCGCGATTGAAGTACTGCCCTTGACCGACCGCACCGTCACCATCCGCGCCTCGGTGCACGATGTGCAGTTCGAGTTGCTGCTGGCCGTGGCGCTGGTGGTGATGGTGATTTTTCTGTTTCTGCGCAATCTGCCGGCTACCTTGATCCCGGCGGTCGCGGTACCGCTGTCGTTGGTCGGCACCTTTGCGGTGATGCACTTGGCCGGCTTTAGTATCAACAATCTGACCTTGATGGCGCTAACCATCGCCAGCGGCTTTGTGGTGGACGACGCCATCGTCGTCATCGAAAACATCTCCCGCTACCGGGAGCGCGGCGAATCGCCATTGCAGGCGGCCTTGAAAGGCTCGGAGCAAATCGGCTTCACCATCATCTCCTTGACCATCTCGTTGGTGGCGGTACTGATTCCGCTGCTGTTCATGGGCGACGTGGTGGGTCGTTTATTCCGCGAATTTGCCATCACCTTGGCGGTGGCGATACTGATCTCGGCGGTAGTGTCGCTGACTTTAACGCCGATGATGTGTGCAAGGCTGTTACGGGCCGGCGAAACAGGCCACGAACAACACAGCGGCTTGCTCGACAAAGTCATCGCTGCTTACGGCCGCAGCCTGGAGTGGGTACTCAAGCGCCAAGGCCTGACGCTACTGGTGGCTATCGCCACGCTGGCGTTGACCGTGTTGTTGTACGCGGCCATGCCCAAGGGCCTGTTCCCGATCCAGGACACCGGCCTGATTCAAGGCATTACCGAGGCGCCGCCCAGCATTTCCTTCGCGGCGATGGCCGAACGCCAGCAAGCCATGGCTCAACAGATCCTGGCCGATCCGGCCGTGGCCAGCCTGTCGTCGTTTATAGGCGTGGACGGCAGTAACCCGACCCTGAACAGTGGGCGCTTTTTAATCAACCTGAAACCGCAAGCCCAACGCGACAACGCCAGCAAAGTGATCGAACGCTTGCGGCCACGCCTAGCCGACGTGCCGGGCATCTCGGTTTATTTGCAACCGGTGCAGGACATGACCTTGGAAAACAAGGTCAGCCGAACCCAGTTTCAATTTACCTTGCAGACCGTGGATTTAACGGAACTCAACCGCTGGAGCCAACGCCTGGTCGAGCGCATGCGCGCCCTGCCTGGTATCGCCGATGCCGCCAGCGATGTGCAAGACCAGGGCCTGCAAGCTTACATCGAAATCGACCGCGCCAGCGCCAGCCGGCTGGGCGTCAGCACCGCCGACATCGATAACGCTTTATACAATGCCTACGGCCAGCGCTTGGTCTCGACCATTTTTACCCAGTCCAATCAGTACCGGGTAGTGCTGGAAGTAGACCCCGAGCAGCAGAGCGGCCCGGAAGGCTTGCAAGAACTGCGGATTCCTTCCAGCAATGGCAGCCAAGTGCCGCTGTCGGCCCTGGCCAGTATTTCCGAACGGCAGACCGCGCTGGCCATCAACCACCTGGATCAGTTTCCGTCCGCGACCATTTCCTTCAACCTGCCGGCGGGCGCCGCCTTGGGCGACGCCATTCAAGCCATCGAGCAGGCCAAGCAGGACATCGGTTTACCGTTAGCGGTGCAAAGCGATTATCAGGGCGCGGCCTTGGCATTTAACGCCTCGCTCAGCGGCACGCTGTGGTTGATCCTGGCCGCCATCGTTACGGTGTATATCGTGCTCGGCGTGCTCTACGAGAGCTATATTCATCCCATCACCATTCTGTCCACGCTGCCCTCGGCCGGGGTCGGCGCGCTGCTGGCCTTGCAGTTGTCCGGCAACGATTTGGGCATCATCGCGGTAATCGGCATCGTGCTGCTGATCGGCATCGTCAAAAAGAACGCGATCATGATGATAGACTTTGCGCTGGAAGCCGAGCGCAAGCAAGGCCTGCCGCCGCGCGAAGCGATTTTTCAGGCCTGCCTGCTGCGCTTTAGGCCGATTTTGATGACCACGCTGGCGGCTTTGCTGGGCGCGCTACCCTTGATGCTGGGTAGCGGCGTTGGCTCGGAATTACGTCATCCCTTGGGCATCAGCATGGTCGGCGGTTTATTGCTCAGCCAATTGCTGACCTTGTACACCACACCGGTGATTTACTTGAGCCTGGACCGGTTGGCCCGAAGGTTGCGCGGTGCGGCCGAATCGCCTTTAGCCGACAGCGACGACCGCCAGCCGTGA
- a CDS encoding MdtA/MuxA family multidrug efflux RND transporter periplasmic adaptor subunit translates to MNQDQDYSALKPRSRWHWATILLLTVAAGGYYLHHAGQHPQENQDARANPNENIPISVAVASSWQGDLPIYLNGLGTVTPLHTVTVRSRVDGELIRVAFSEGQAVKQGELLAEIDPRPYQVAVQQAEGQLLRDEALLKNAEIDQARYQTLLEQDSIAAQQTATQAALVKQYRGSVEIDRAQLDNAKLQLSYSRITAPVSGRIGLRLVDQGNMVRASDVNGLAVITQIQPISVVFTLPEDVIPEVMRRWRSGETLVIDAYDRAGRQKLASGKLLAVDNQIDASTGTLKLKAQFDNEDRTLFANQFVNIKMRLDTLHAATLVPSSAIQHGANGAFVYVVKDDNTISVKRIKAGPADGETVAIPEGLGVNEKLVIDGADKLREGSQVKVIDKTQPTASGKTAN, encoded by the coding sequence ATGAACCAGGATCAGGATTATTCCGCATTAAAGCCGAGGTCGCGCTGGCACTGGGCGACCATTCTCCTATTAACTGTCGCGGCGGGCGGCTATTATTTGCACCACGCCGGCCAGCATCCGCAGGAAAATCAGGATGCGCGCGCCAATCCCAACGAAAACATCCCCATCAGCGTCGCAGTCGCCTCAAGCTGGCAAGGCGATTTGCCGATTTATCTGAACGGCCTGGGCACGGTCACCCCACTGCATACCGTGACAGTGCGCTCGCGCGTCGATGGCGAACTGATCCGGGTGGCGTTTAGCGAGGGCCAAGCGGTTAAACAAGGCGAACTGCTCGCCGAAATCGACCCCCGGCCTTATCAAGTGGCGGTGCAACAAGCCGAAGGCCAGTTGCTGCGCGACGAAGCGCTGCTGAAAAACGCCGAAATCGACCAAGCCCGCTACCAAACCTTGCTGGAGCAAGACTCCATCGCCGCCCAGCAAACCGCCACCCAAGCCGCGCTGGTCAAGCAATATCGCGGCAGCGTCGAAATCGACCGCGCCCAACTCGACAATGCCAAGCTGCAACTCAGTTATTCCCGCATCACCGCGCCGGTATCCGGCCGCATCGGTTTGCGGCTGGTGGATCAAGGCAACATGGTCCGCGCCAGCGACGTCAATGGCCTGGCGGTCATCACCCAAATTCAGCCGATCTCGGTGGTGTTCACGCTGCCGGAAGATGTGATACCCGAGGTGATGCGGCGCTGGCGTTCCGGCGAGACGCTGGTCATTGACGCCTACGACCGGGCCGGCCGGCAAAAACTAGCCAGCGGCAAGCTGCTGGCGGTGGACAACCAGATCGACGCCAGCACCGGCACACTGAAATTAAAAGCCCAATTTGATAACGAAGACCGCACCCTGTTCGCCAACCAGTTCGTCAATATCAAAATGCGTCTGGACACCTTGCATGCCGCCACCTTAGTCCCTAGCTCCGCCATTCAGCACGGGGCCAATGGCGCATTCGTGTACGTGGTGAAGGACGACAACACCATCAGCGTAAAGCGGATAAAAGCCGGACCGGCTGACGGCGAAACGGTCGCGATTCCGGAAGGTCTGGGCGTGAACGAAAAGCTGGTGATCGATGGCGCCGACAAACTGCGCGAAGGCAGCCAAGTCAAGGTAATCGATAAAACCCAACCCACCGCCTCCGGCAAAACCGCCAACTAA
- a CDS encoding cupin domain-containing protein → MSQITVEHNPSEERLKELGVSSWPIWEKEISKFTIDFDETETAYVLEGEIIVTPVGGEPVRILPGDLVMFHEGLDSHWEVVKPLRKHYHYD, encoded by the coding sequence ATGAGCCAAATTACCGTTGAACATAACCCCAGCGAAGAACGTTTAAAAGAGCTGGGCGTATCGAGCTGGCCGATCTGGGAAAAAGAAATTTCCAAATTCACCATCGATTTCGACGAAACCGAAACCGCTTATGTGTTGGAAGGCGAAATCATCGTCACTCCAGTGGGCGGCGAGCCGGTGCGGATTTTACCGGGCGACCTGGTGATGTTTCATGAAGGCCTGGACAGCCATTGGGAAGTGGTCAAGCCTTTGCGCAAACACTACCATTACGATTGA
- a CDS encoding HD-GYP domain-containing protein codes for MADKEDGILRIHVYELRVGMCVSRLEAPTADSPFLLDRIVIESHADIQAIQAICDYVYIDVKYQKSFSGAIPTRNTEARKHLSFARSFNQTANTFQRTGNLIKTVMDDIRFGNQFSVSAVKQAVSECVDKVLENPDTMLLLTQIKDQDQYTAQHSMNVCILSILLGRELNFSMEDLNKVGFCGLMHDVGKMKVPLEILNKPGSLEDYEMDIMRKHTLYGRNVLMSARNVYPGAVDVAYDHHEHLAGTGYPRGLNKTTLSIFTKLVAVVDTYDAITSDRVYQRGKPHLMALGILVKGMGQQFEANYVTQFINCIGFYPQGNLVELSSGEIGLIVEQNKADRLKPKILLIQDGNKNLIEEKILDLSLNIADASGKRYGVKQVIRPQDCGVDLAKYYQDGKFTKEYAVVG; via the coding sequence ATGGCAGATAAAGAGGATGGAATACTCAGAATTCATGTATATGAGCTGAGAGTGGGTATGTGCGTAAGCCGTCTGGAAGCGCCGACGGCGGATTCACCTTTTTTATTGGATAGAATTGTGATTGAAAGTCATGCGGATATCCAAGCCATCCAGGCGATTTGTGATTATGTCTATATCGATGTCAAATACCAAAAGTCCTTCTCCGGGGCGATTCCCACCAGAAATACCGAAGCGCGTAAACATCTGAGCTTTGCGCGATCTTTTAACCAAACCGCCAATACTTTTCAACGCACCGGTAATTTAATTAAAACGGTGATGGACGATATTCGTTTCGGGAATCAATTTAGTGTCAGTGCGGTTAAACAAGCTGTTTCCGAGTGCGTCGATAAGGTATTGGAAAACCCCGATACGATGCTGTTGCTGACCCAAATTAAAGATCAGGATCAATATACTGCGCAACATAGTATGAATGTTTGCATATTGTCTATTCTGTTGGGTCGGGAGTTGAATTTCTCGATGGAAGATCTGAATAAAGTGGGTTTTTGCGGCTTGATGCACGATGTCGGTAAAATGAAAGTGCCGCTGGAAATCCTTAATAAACCCGGCTCTTTAGAAGACTATGAAATGGACATCATGCGTAAGCACACGCTCTACGGACGCAACGTGTTAATGTCGGCCCGTAATGTCTATCCCGGCGCTGTTGACGTTGCCTACGATCATCACGAACATTTGGCCGGTACCGGTTATCCCAGAGGTTTGAACAAAACCACGCTATCGATATTTACCAAGCTGGTAGCGGTTGTCGATACCTACGATGCCATCACCAGTGACCGAGTGTATCAGCGAGGTAAGCCGCATCTTATGGCGTTGGGAATTTTGGTAAAAGGGATGGGACAGCAATTTGAAGCTAATTATGTGACGCAATTTATCAATTGCATCGGATTTTATCCGCAGGGCAATTTAGTGGAGTTAAGTAGTGGTGAAATCGGCTTAATAGTCGAGCAAAATAAGGCCGATAGGCTTAAGCCAAAAATATTGCTGATTCAAGATGGCAATAAAAACCTTATTGAAGAGAAGATACTCGATTTGTCCTTGAATATCGCCGATGCAAGCGGTAAACGCTATGGTGTCAAACAGGTGATACGGCCGCAGGATTGTGGTGTCGATTTAGCCAAGTATTATCAAGACGGCAAGTTTACGAAAGAATATGCGGTAGTTGGCTAA
- a CDS encoding DUF3391 domain-containing protein — protein sequence MVKKININQLRKGMFVCGTDRKWLDTPFFRTKFLISSDKQINTLKEYCQTVSIDTGKGIDVDKPAETDIIDFASPVAAEMPCCAEESDSAYPVNCIVELQTDELAVVVQENSQSPLQPLVKVITNPQKQLLFQERLLDLADEQQNQINIVRVLASDEPIVELLKMFVELEKT from the coding sequence ATGGTTAAAAAAATTAATATTAACCAGCTCAGAAAAGGCATGTTTGTTTGCGGCACCGATCGGAAGTGGCTAGATACCCCTTTTTTCAGAACTAAATTTTTGATTTCATCTGATAAACAAATTAATACCTTAAAAGAGTATTGCCAAACCGTTTCTATCGATACCGGCAAAGGTATCGACGTGGATAAGCCCGCTGAAACCGACATAATCGATTTCGCCAGCCCTGTGGCTGCGGAGATGCCCTGCTGCGCCGAGGAAAGCGATTCTGCTTACCCAGTGAATTGCATCGTCGAATTGCAGACCGATGAATTGGCGGTGGTGGTCCAGGAAAACTCACAATCACCCTTGCAACCGTTAGTGAAGGTGATCACCAATCCGCAGAAACAATTGCTGTTTCAAGAGCGCCTGCTTGATCTGGCAGATGAGCAGCAAAATCAGATCAACATAGTCCGGGTGTTGGCTAGTGACGAACCGATTGTCGAGTTACTGAAAATGTTTGTCGAACTGG